A genomic stretch from Setaria italica strain Yugu1 chromosome VII, Setaria_italica_v2.0, whole genome shotgun sequence includes:
- the LOC101754654 gene encoding probable aldo-keto reductase 2 — protein sequence MAVAPVSVPRIKLGSQGLEVSAQGLGCMGMSAFYGPPKPEPDMIKLIHHAVTAGVTFLDTSDIYGPHTNEILLGKALQGGVREKVELATKFGISFADGKREIRGDPAYVRAACEGSLKRLGVDCVDLYYQHRIDNRVPIEVTMGELKKLVEEGKIKYIGLSEASASTIRRAHAVHPITAVQLEWSLWSRDAEEDIIPTCRELGIGIVAYSPLGRGFLSSGTKLVDSLTEQDFRKHMPRFQPENLDKNAQIFERVNAMAARKGCTPSQLALAWVHHQGNDVCPIPGTTKIENFNQNVGALSVKLSPDEMLELESYAAAGEVAGDRYPQMASTWKDSETPPLSSWKSE from the exons ATGGCTGTCGCTCCCGTGTCCGTTCCCCGCATCAAGCTCGGCTCGCAGGGGCTGGAGGTCTCGGCGCAGGGCCTCGGCTGCATGGGCATGTCCGCCTTCTACGGCCCGCCCAAGCCCGAGCCCGACATGATCAAGCTCATCCACCACGCCGTCACCGCCGGGGTCACCTTCCTTGACACCTCCGACATCTACGGCCCGCACACCAACGAGATCCTCCTCGGCAAG GCGCTGCAAGGTGGGGTGCGGGAGAAGGTGGAGCTTGCCACCAAGTTCGGCATCTCGTTCGCCGACGGCAAGCGCGAGATCCGCGGGGACCCGGCGTACGTGCGCGCGGCGTGCGAGGGCAGCCTCAAGCGGCTCGGCGTGGATTGCGTCGACCTCTACTACCAGCACCGCATCGACAATAGGGTGCCCATCGAGGTCACG ATGGGTGAACTCAAGAAGCTAGTTGAAGAAGGAAAGATAAAGTACATTGGATTATCTGAAGCATCTGCGTCAACAATTAGGAGAgctcatgcagttcatcctATTACTGCAGTTCAACTGGAATGGTCATTATGGTCTAGAGATGCAGAAGAAGATATAATTCCCACTTGCAG GGAACTTGGAATTGGGATTGTGGCTTACAGTCCACTAGGCAGAGGGTTCTTGTCCAGTGGGACAAAACTGGTCGATTCACTAACCGAGCAGGATTTCCGCAAG CATATGCCTAGGTTTCAACCAGAGAATCTTGACAAGAATGCTCAGATATTCGAGCGTGTCAATGCAATGGCGGCAAGAAAAGGATGCACACCATCACAACTTGCATTGGCTTGGGTGCACCATCAGGGAAACGATGTTTGCCCCATACCAGGCACAACAAAAATCGAGAATTTCAACCAGAATGTGGGGGCACTGTCTGTGAAGCTGTCACCAGATGAGATGTTGGAACTCGAGTCATACGCTGCTGCAGGTGAAGTTGCGGGTGATCGATATCCTCAGATGGCCAGCACCTGGAAGGATTCGGAGACCCCGCCATTGTCGTCTTGGAAATCTGAATAG
- the LOC101763874 gene encoding putative late blight resistance protein homolog R1B-16, with protein sequence MPGIAPGEPPILYLIVIDDVWTKDAWEYFKCCFVQNNRGSRVLITTRIEDVAKAWDPCFDGHVYRIKPLYDLDSKRLFHRRIFGSEDACPEQLKAVSDEILKKCGGLPLAILSVAGILASHEEVNSKQTWEKIKNYLGFQLERNHGFGSMRHVFNLGYNNLSLDLKTCMLYLGIFPEDSEIIKDDLMNRWIAEGFITKKLFSGPEEIAESYFNELINKNMIQVARMDDCGHVLSCRVHDVMLEFIMLKAAEENFVTIINDLQNTRGSLKARRLSLQVRNSGCNNHAREDMDVSQVRSLNFWGPAECMPSLSKFRLVRVVHLDVNDSEDDQCDMSSFCKFFQLKYLRIRGLGCRKLPRQLRSLQHLETLEIHPGKTTTMKIDATKLPPTLWHLVVPSTVKMIGAMESMTALRTLALGKLDVVHPKDAEKIIKGLGELANLRELKLSLSHSSSQIAQVVGDLLPSSLGRLSNLKSLIIGGSFAIHEDALTRWHTPPRHLRRLHALVCPFSTFPTGWITQLDSLRSLEIKVVSLPRDGAEVLARLTLLVHLRLHVDKHAPEEGVVIHRAAFPHLKEFWFAYQVPCLMFEAGAMPGLQSLTVQCYASAERQADGVLDGIEHLGSLKLCRVDIAVFGGIGLQAAFVPKKEVQRWNKQDLQAAFRMAINKHPGSLDSRIRPVCSGVGPSDYYTF encoded by the exons ATGCCTGGCATTGCTCCAGGTGAACCTCCTATTCT ATACCTTATTGTGATTGATGATGTGTGGACAAAGGATGCATGGGAATATTTTAAATGTTGTTTTGTGCAGAATAATCGTGGTAGTAGAGTTTTAATAACTACAAGGATTGAAGACGTAGCTAAGGCATGGGATCCTTGTTTCGATGGTCATGTCTACAGGATCAAACCTCTTTATGATTTAGACTCTAAGAGGTTATTTCACAGAAGGATTTTTGGCTCTGAAGATGCATGCCCTGAGCAACTAAAGGCTGTTTCTGATGAAATTCTGAAGAAATGTGGAGGGTTGCCATTAGCCATACTTAGTGTTGCTGGTATTTTGGCTAGTCATGAAGAGGTAAACTCAAAGCAAACTTGGGAGAAGATAAAAAATTATTTAGGTTTCCAACTGGAAAGAAACCATGGTTTTGGATCCATGAGGCATGTCTTTAATCTTGGTTACAACAATTTATCTCTGGACCTGAAGACCTGTATGCTCTACCTTGGTATATTTCCAGAAGACTCTGAAATAATCAAGGATGATTTAATGAACAGATGGATAGCTGAAGGTTTTATTACTAAGAAGCTTTTCTCTGGTCCAGAGGAGATTGCAGAAAGTTACTTCAATGAGCTCATCAATAAAAACATGATCCAGGTAGCACGTATGGATGACTGTGGACATGTGCTTTCTTGCCGAGTGCACGATGTAATGCTTGAATTTATCATGTTGAAGGCCGCAGAAGAGAACTTTGTTACTATAATCAACGATCTACAAAACACGAGAGGCAGTTTGAAAGCTCGTCGGCTATCCCTCCAAGTCAGGAATTCAGGGTGCAACAACCATGCTCGGGAAGACATGGATGTCAGCCAAGTTAGGTCGTTGAACTTTTGGGGGCCTGCTGAATGCATGCCTTCTCTGTCAAAGTTCCGGCTAGTACGAGTTGTACATCTTGATGTCAATGACTCCGAGGATGACCAATGTGATATGTCTTCCTTCTGCAAGTTTTTCCAGCTGAAATACTTGAGGATCAGAGGCCTAGGttgtaggaaacttccaagacAGTTGCGTAGCTTGCAACATTTGGAGACACTGGAGATACACCCAGGAAAGACGACAACAATGAAGATAGATGCTACCAAGTTGCCCCCAACGTTGTGGCACCTGGTTGTCCCATCAACGGTGAAGATGATTGGTGCAATGGAGAGTATGACAGCCCTCCGTACGCTGGCTCTGGGTAAACTCGATGTAGTACATCCCAAAGATGCGGAGAAGATCATCAAGGGTCTCGGTGAGCTTGCCAATCTACGGGAGCTGAAGCTATCCTTGTCCCACTCTTCCTCTCAAATAGCACAGGTTGTGGGTGATCTTCTGCCCTCCTCTCTCGGTAGGCTCAGCAACCTTAAGTCACTAATTATCGGTGGCTCATTTGCTATTCATGAGGATGCATTGACTCGATGGCACACACCTCCACGCCATCTTCGGAGGCTGCACGCGCTGGTATGCCCCTTCTCCACATTTCCAACAGGTTGGATCACCCAGCTCGACAGTCTCAGGAGCTTGGAGATCAAGGTTGTGTCGCTGCCAAGGGATGGTGCCGAGGTTCTTGCCAGGCTGACATTACTGGTGCACCTTAGGTTGCATGTTGATAAACATGCTCCCGAAGAAGGTGTCGTCATCCACCGTGCAGCGTTCCCTCATCTAAAGGAGTTTTGGTTTGCATATCAAGTGCCTTGCCTCATGTTCGAGGCAGGGGCCATGCCCGGGCTTCAGAGCCTCACTGTGCAGTGCTACGCTAGCGCAGAGCGGCAAGCCGATGGTGTGCTTGATGGTATCGAGCACCTGGGGAGCCTCAAGTTATGCAGAGTGGATATTGCTGTCTTTGGAGGAATAGGATTGCAAGCTGCGTTTGTGCCAAAGAAAGAGGTTCAAAGGTGGAACAAGCAGGATCTGCAGGCAGCTTTCAGGATGGCCATCAACAAACATCCTGGCAGTCTTGATAGTAGAATTCGACCTGTGTGTAGTGGAGTCGGGCCAAGTGACTACTACACATTTTAA